A window of Equus caballus isolate H_3958 breed thoroughbred chromosome 21, TB-T2T, whole genome shotgun sequence genomic DNA:
ATAGTATCTTCCCCCAATAATAAAGCCAGCCTCAACTCTCCACTACggaaaaaacaaatttcacaGTCCTTAGCCTAACCTTCAAGGCCCTTTACAATCTAATCTCAAAGCTACTACTCAAAAACTTGTTAGTATTGTCATCAAAATTACGCATCCATTTGGTCACAAGCACTAATCCTCTTCCTCACACTTTTCCACCCAGAGTCAACAAATTCCCAACTTCCTTCTAATTCCTAACTCGATTTCTAATGGTAACCCCTCTTACTCTAAGAATATGCTTCTAACTATTTTTGGATTAATTTTGGATATAGCTACTGACTTCCTGCTGAGATGAACCTTTAGCTCCCTGTACCTCTTCCCTTCCAAGGTACATCAGATTTTCCTAGTTCCTCTGTTGGCAATCATTATAACTTTGTAAGTAACAAACCCAGGCCTCTACTTCTTGTTCCATCAACTGCAGACATCACCTTCTGACTTTGGGTCCCAGGCATTTCCTCCAGCTCTTCTCCCAATCCCTATTTCCAGACTTCCAATAAACACTGTCTTCAGCTAAACCATCCCCTAACCACCTCTTGTCCATCACAGTGCTCACCCCATATTGTTAAGTTCACTCTTCCCAATGCCATTCCTCTAGAATCCAGCTAAAGTCCAGGCTGGCTACTCTGTCAAGGGGAAGCCTCAATACCTCTCAGCACACATGAAAATTCCTTCCCCTGAACTCCTGGGGCATTTATTACTTGTTCTATTAATCCAACTACCAATTACATATGTATACTATTTTGTTTGCACTTGTATTTAACTTTTCACATCTGTACAACGTGGTTTCTCAGCAAGACTCTGAGCTCTCTGTCCTAGCATTTCAAAATCTAACAGAGTAGTGACTTGCACGTACTCGAGACCCTACAAAGCGCATATGGATCAGTTCTAATGCGAAAGCCTTTTATAAACCTCAAAAAGCTGAGACTCAACTACTGTCTTAGTTTTCCAGTCTGGAAGATCAGGTTCCATCAGAGAAGTCACACAGGCCTGGGCCACAACCAAAGAAAACATCCAAAGGAAGCACCGCTCTAAGTAAACATAGAAACTTCACTGGAGAAGACACCCAATTAAAACTCTTCATCTGCGGAAAATCCGAAGTACAGGGTCTGCTCAAACagtctattaaaagaaaaaaaaaggcacagctatttaaaagacattttactAACTCCTTTGTCGTAATCTCAATAAGGAAGGAGCCATAAATTACACCTAAGTAGCTGGGATTCCGTGATGAAGTTAAGGGCAGCAGAGGAAACACCCAGAGAAGCGGAGCGGCAGGGGACCCAAGCCAGGGACAAGCCTGAGGAAGAACTGGGTTGAGAGCTCAACTCCTCCCCAATCGGTAGTGTGCGCGAaggggtgggaggagcaggtgaAGTCGCTAGAATGCTGTCTTTCCCCATCAAGTGGCAATGCGGGAAGCAAGGGGCGGGGTAGGGGGTCAGGGAAGGGATGGGTGCTCGGAGCTAGCGCGAAGCCTTGGGGTGGAGGGCTGCGTCCACCGCGGCGGAGAGAGGACGCTCATCGGGAGGGCTGCGCAGGGGCCACCTGGCCGGGGACCGGGGGCCGGGCGTGGTTTCCAGGGCGAGGGGAGTTACAGGGCAGGGAGGTCGAGGCACAGCCAGGTTCCCGGAGTTATTCCGGGGAGACAGGTGGAAAGGGTGGCGAGGCCGGGCTTTGGAGAGGGGCCGCGGAGGTTACGGAGTAGTTACCCGGGTGCCATTTCAGGGCCAGCTTCCGATAGGCCTTCTTGAGCTCCTCCTCGCTGGCGTCGCGCCGCACCCCCAGCGCCTCGTAGTGACACTTCATCGCCCGGCCGGGCAGGGGGCAGGAgcccggggcggggccggggcccgGGCCCGGGCCAAAGTGGTGGTGGCGGCGCTGGTGGTCCTCCCCTGCGGCGGGAGCCCGGCGCCCGCACCGGGCCAGCCAGCGAgcgcggcggtggcggcggcggcggcggcgcggggcagCGGAGGCGCGCGGCGGGGACCGGCGGCGAGGGCTGCGGCACGCGGACgcgcggagggggcggggccagcggcCGCGGCTCCGCATGGGCGAGGGGAGGGCCTGTTCCGGAGAAGCCGCGCGGGAGGGAGGCGGGGCCGCGGCGGGCGGGAGGCGGggcctcggcagggaggaggcgGGGCCACGGCAGCGGCAGGCGGGCCCCCTTTGAGGGTCATTGTGAGGGACACAGAGTGGCGTCAGAGTGCGTGGCACGAGCTGGGCAGGCAACATGAGGGCGGAGATAGGAGTCTGATGAGAGAAGACTGTGGAAAACAGCTTGTGGTTTTGATGATAATTTCTCAATTCCAGCCCcgtttttacagatgaggcaacgcAGCCTCGAAGTAGTGAAGTGGTTTGCTCGAGCCCCCCCAACTAGCCAATGGCAGGATGCGATTGGACCGAACAACAggtttttaaactattttcaattctcttcagCTGCCGCTTAACGAGATCTCTAATATTGCTCGTCTTGACCAATATGCATGAGAAATAACAGTAAATAAGATGACTTAAACTGAAACGACTTGAGggaacacacattttaaaataacatactAAATGTTTTACCACCAATGTGGATGAAACTGTGCTGACCCATTCATCCAGCACACTTTAATTCTAACTTTCTGGCCTCTAATCCTACATTTCTAGGACTAGTTTAGGTTAAGAATGCAGTTAAGGGATAATATTTAACCAGTAGTTTTCTTCTGATCTGATACACTGTATTACAGGATGGAAGATCTGTAAAACTGTTCCACCAAATTTGATAAGGTATCAAAACATATCCTAATTGTCATTAAAATGCATCAATATACCAATATATTTCATTGTAATGTGGAATGTTTATATACGTCGGTTGTTAGGTGTAGGTGCTATTTGTCAACCATGTATGGTTCAAGAGAGAAAGTTTGGCTCCGTTGCTGACAAACATCTATTGTACGGGGTCCGAGTACTCAGTTTAGGAAGGCTGTCCCTCTCTTCCCTAATATCCTGCCCCCTGCACAATCAAACCCATTCTAAACCTCATCAAGTTTCTCCACACACCACGGTCCAACCAACCCgctcctcaaaattcatacacCTGCCTTTTTTCCGAAGAAGGAAGATGCTATCTGGCCCTAGTTCATTTGTAAATTGGTAACGAATAGGGACTGAGAAGTTTGAGTACAGAAAAAAATGGGACCTTTCCCCATCTGAGAATGGATGGGGGAGGACAGACAAAAAGTGACAAAAGGACGTTTTTCTTCCCCCAACTACATCTGGTTTTGCTTACAACCTCTGAGAGTCACTTGCCTCTTTTTCCTCCCGAGGGAAGAGGGATTTATTTTTGCCTGTAACATTGTATAGAAATTTATAGACAATTACACTGGATATAAATTTGTCTAAAGGAACATCTTTTCAACAGATGGACTTCTAAATGAACGTGGACTTGGGAAATGAGGAATTCTCAAATGAAGTGTCCATATAAATGACTACGAAAGGGAAGTAATTTGGGATAGGAAAATGTCTGTACATGGAAACTGATAATCAAAATTGTTAAATGGAAATTCCACTAAAACTCTACGCACAcatcaaaaagtataaaagttTAGTTCTTCACTCAAACTCACAACTTGTTGATCCAGTTTATGTTTATAACCTATAATTAACCTCTTGAGATGTGGGTGTTTAAAAACAAATCCTGAATACAGCTGTCTTGTTTTTGTCCAAGGTTATATTCAATTGCCCAAATAAATaatgccccccccaccccccgccgctTAACCAGATTTGGCTTTCATCAGCCACATACAAGTATTTCAAGTGAACCTCTGACCTGAATTACCTGCGTAATGTAGATGATTTCAAGGTAAGTAGCCTAATTTAGACTCTTTCAAGATAAAGTAGCCTAATTATACACTCAAGGGCTTTCTTAGcagaaaactaaggaaaaaatgaaatataatattcATCCTGTCTACACAGGTTTAAAATAAAGCCATAAAAGGCAAGTGGTAACTAGGAAAGACATCTAGAATAACCTTTCTATATAAAAGAGCTCTTACAAATTAGTAAAAGATATCTACTACACAAAAGCATCagtcacaaaagaaaaaccaatacCTAGCCAAGAGTACTCATTTTTGTTCCTATCAAAATGACATATTTCACCATTGACAGGGGCACAAGGAAATGAACACTGTAACCTCTAATGAGGTACAATATTTAGAGGAACAATCAAAATGTCTTAATGTTAATAATTTTGGACCTGAGTTCCACTTATAGGAAACCACAAGTGTTGTACAAAGTAATTTACATAACATTTGCTGCAAGCACCTATACCAGAAAAAGATACAACTGAAAATATCCAACACTAAGGGACTGATTATACAGCTATGGTATAGAGTGGAATACTGTGCAGTTaatcatgttatatatataacaaaGACATTCGAAAATGattaatgtgaaataaaatggTGACAAATCACCACATCCATGATCCAATTTTATTAGTTACTAACATGTATGGCATATCTATCTGCCCATCTCCTCAGCAGCCGCCCACCTGTTCAAGGCCACTGGCACCCAGAATCTTGTCTTTCCCTGTTACTAATCCACTCCCAGGACCTTAAGCTCAGTGTTCTTTGCTTCAAACAAAGTTCTTTCGTAAGGGGAGAAATTCAAATATTCTAGTGCTAACAACTGTcgcacttttcttccttttactcttAATTTAATAGTTTATACCCACTGtttctaaattaaatttataacCTACAAAATGCTTTCAacacatgtattaactcatttgattctCAAAACCTAAGAATTTTTACTGTATTCTTTTTCCAGgtgagaaaacaaaatcagagattTGCTTTTCCGAGAGGCCTCATTAATTGGTGACTCAAAGACCCAAACTTCAGTAAGATGTTTTCCTTGCATCCAGTCTACCCGCACTTTACCATCCAAAACTATGCTCTACAAGCAAAGGGCCTGATGCTATGTCTTACAATAATGACCCAATACACgtgtttaaatttcagttttgctAAGCCCAAAATTTTAATGAGAGAGCAAGCCTAAACTTTAAATGTGCTACATTTTTAGTAATACCATACAAGCTTTAAAACGACAGACAGAAGTTAACTGATGAGTTCTGGTGATATTTGAAAAAACACAGACACCACTGAAGCCacaagattttaattttcctttcttttaaatgccacactaattaaaaataagacagtCCTGGATAATAAAAGTATTTACACAtggaatacaaaataaatataaaataactgaaaacaaattatccattaattcattttgtatttccactgttcatcttctgtttcatttttctttgccttttgtaaatccttttctttcttgctttcaaaTCAACTTTTGGCTCTGGTTTTACCCACTGTATTTCTACTGGTTTTTCCTCAGCTGGTGTAACAAAAACATCTGCAGTGGGATCATGTGGAAGAATAGtctttggttctttctttctcagcttcTGCACATCTTTCACTTGctgtttctctttgtattttgCAGCTGTGATGGATCTTATGATACGCCGATGCTAGAAACAaacatgtttttgaaataaaagtaaagacTATATATGCCAATGATATTCACTTATGAACGctatttcccttctccctgtgtcatttaaaaaatagtaatttacaAGACTGTATGCAGCAAAACCAAATTCAGTTTCACAGTTAACAGAACAATAATTACTTGACATTTGGGCCAGAATTCTGGGACATTGAGGACCactgaacaacaaaaacagcTTACCATGTTTGGTGACTGGTAGTGAGGATTTTCATATAAAGTTGGTCCTCCAAAACTTCCCTGGAAAATCTTTATGAGATTTAAGACAAAACGAGGTCCTATTTCTACAAGAGCAGCATCTTCTTCTATgatctttaataaaaaaacaattcATTTTGGTTTGGATATACTATTCCTGAAAGGTATACTGGCTATAACTTCATTACAAATGTGCCTAAAAGAACTCATAATAAAATTAAGGTGGAATTGAAACTTGGCAAGCATCAAATCatcaatattttctgaaatatattaCTAGTTACAGGTAGTTGtcataggaaaatataaatattttcagtgtgttcttttaaaattgaataattttggggccagcctcgatggcctagtggttaagttcaacataCTCTGGCCTGGGGTTGGTTTCCAGGagaggacctacaccactagtcgtcagtagtcatgctgtggtggcagcttttatacaaaaaagaggaagactggcaacagatattagctcagggagaatcttcctcagcaaaaaaaataaaattgagtaaGTCCAATTTAGTCCATATCCTGTTTCTCACAATGCAAATATTGTggttaaatgaattttttaaacttcGACCACTATAACAAATTGTATTAAAGCACCCTACAgggatccttttaaaatttaaatcaacccctaaattgtttttgtaaatctaattcaaatttaaaaggtATATAAAAGGATACATGGccaaattaatttttgaataggTACTGATTGTGGCACTTCTGAACTACAAATAATGTGTTGATTCAGCTATATCTGCCCTCAGAGGTTAAGAAGGTTATATTTAAGTCACATTGCCAGGTACCCAAAATAACACAGAAAGGAGCCCAGTTTACTTTATATGCTGTCTGAAATTTTATCTTGCTGTTCTCTTCCACCTCTCCACTTTTGTGCAGACTTATTATTCTGCCAAACTTCTGCTTCAAGATTTCCAGAATCATCTCTCCTCCTGAATGAGTCACTGTATGACTCACCTAATAGTTCTCACTGAATGCCTTCTACAGGGGTTATGTTTTTCTAAGTCTTAACCTCCCCTCGCCACCAAGAGATTCTAACCCCTTGGGAGAGAACCTTATGTTTTACTGAATATATAGTGACTTGTTAGAAAACTCACACTGCATTATCAACTGATAGCCATGAAAAGAAGTAGGTAGAGATCACTCAAGATATGAGACAGTAGTTATTTGCTGCTACTCTGTggggaaaagaaagatatttaaaacaaaaggagTTACTATTCTGTGTCTATAAATGCTGTGTCCTAATTTATTTCAAAGCAtaatcaaaaattaattaaagctAACCTGAAAGTTCCGAAACCATATCCTATTATCCAAAATGGCGAAAGTAAACACATGGTCCACAAATGGTTGGCTTTTGGGATGATACCGTGGTGTACTAAAgatctggtttaaaaaaaagacatgttaGTTCCTTATTCTATGGCATATCACGTGTTTTAGGTAGCTAAGTTAACAAAAAGTCCAAAGGAAGACACCCATTTATAACATATTACTAAAAATACTTTCCAGAAAAGATATTTACCTGAATTAAGAGTTCTTTTAACAAAGCATAATGTGGTAATTCATCAAAAGcctataaaaataaagtgaacatATTAACAACAGCGACTGTTTTGTCTAAAATTGTGCTTGTTGTTTTTAACGTTAACTAAATTGAATTATATAACTATATCCACTAAAAAACCACCATGCAGAGTAAGAAAGTTAGATCTCACACACTAAGTGAGAAACTTACAGGGTCAAAGGACAAAAGGGGTCGAGAACCTCTCAGACAGTTTCCAGTCATCTTCAGTTCAGCTAGGGTATGAACTAGGAAAagtataacaacaaaaataattataactggCACAATTATCCCAAAAGATTACTTCAATTTTctcataaaaaattttaaatcgaGTCAACTTACTATTTTGAACAAGGAATTTAGCAGATGGTCCATGAGGTGAATTTGACAGCCTGAAAAATATGAAGGAAGCTTTCTCAACTAATTAGAACTTAGAATGTCGTAAATGCTTACTACCTTTTCAGTTTAAAAGACACCATTATATGCTCGTAATagtcatatatttaattttctttaaaggttCCAACTTTTGTGAACTCAAATGAGTTTGCTTCATTCCCTGGCCCCATCTTTTTACATAAAGACTGAAAGGAGCCTATAACTTAAGAGGTACAAAGaataaatccattttaaaaaacaagttccACCAAGTCTTAATTAATACATTCTCTTACCACATATAGAGATCCtgttttttcttagcttcaaaataaatacatttattgcAGTTTTTCATTTCACAAACCTAAATGGGGCAAAGTATAGAAAAACGAAATAGTGAACAAAAATGACTATAACAATATGCAATCAATATCTAGATTTTGCCAAAAATACTTAAGCAGGTTAATAAGCTACAAAGGtctaaatctaaataaatttatttattcacagaaaaaaatgcttcaaGCTCCTCTTAGGTATTCTGCCCAAGGTAAAGTAGATGTTCTGTCCAGCTCTTTGGTAGAAGCATGGATTCTTTTTGGCCTAGCATTTTAAAGTAACTGGCCTCACTTCTCATTACTGGGAGCCTCTTCTTCTGACTACAGTCCCATGCACAAACTACAAATTACAAGGCCGACAACAAACGCCCTAGGGAAACAGTACTCTACAATTAGCCTCACCAATCTTAAGAAAATATAGTCCTTAGAGAACCAAAGCCATCCTTTAGTAATAGGTATGATTTTTAActcctcagcttttctttctgaggaagattagctctgagctaactactgccagtcctcctctttttgctgaggaagcctggccctgagctaacatctgtgcccatcttcctctactttatatgtgggatgcctaccacagcatggcttgccaagcggtgccatgtctgcacccaggatctgaaccggcaaacccgggccgccgagaagcagaacgtgcaaacttaaccgctgtgccaccgggccagccccatgctttTTGATTTTAACCTTAAGAAATTTAagtcttttcttcctcatctgtaTTATCacttctgtgacttgcttctatAAAATCACTAAGGGACTGATGAAAGGCAGAAGCATACAAAACTTATTTCCAGCTGAATTAAACTTCAGCATCTTGAAAGCTTACACAGTCACACTtgagaaatatataaaagcaaTACAGGAATGAAGTCTTGAATTGGTGTAACATTCATACACTATCTAATATAGTGTCCACAAACTCTAAACTACTTGAGACTTCAAACCTAATAACTTAAAAGATTCTTAGatacaatgttttatttctcacttGTCTTAGAATAAACACAACACTAAGTTGGTTGTTTTCCAGTTGAGCCTCAGTTGCTGGAAACCCATACCCTGTTTTATTTCTCCTACCTTCACTTGAAATTACAATACTTGTTTATGGCCTGTCTCCCCCATTAGAACGTAAACTCCATGATAATGGGGCGTTGTTTTGTTAAACATGTTTCCACAGCATGCATAATAATGCCATCATATAGCTGAAGTTCAAAAATTTGtgctaaatgaataaaagaaaccttTCATATACAGCTAAAGAGAATTATCTTAAAACaattctaagtttttaaaaatttactttaagaTGTAAGTTTACTATCTTCAACAATACTTTGAAAATTT
This region includes:
- the BRIX1 gene encoding ribosome biogenesis protein BRX1 homolog, producing the protein MTTEPAHATIEIGKGSERLSRKEGRERRRQGKMAAIKRKRRGGLAVQAKKPKRNEKDATPTAKRRDMAEEAEEEDRDRIPGPVCKGKWKNKERILIFSSRGINFRTRHLMQDLRMLMPHSKADTKMDRKDKLFVINEVCEMKNCNKCIYFEAKKKQDLYMWLSNSPHGPSAKFLVQNIHTLAELKMTGNCLRGSRPLLSFDPAFDELPHYALLKELLIQIFSTPRYHPKSQPFVDHVFTFAILDNRIWFRNFQIIEEDAALVEIGPRFVLNLIKIFQGSFGGPTLYENPHYQSPNMHRRIIRSITAAKYKEKQQVKDVQKLRKKEPKTILPHDPTADVFVTPAEEKPVEIQWVKPEPKVDLKARKKRIYKRQRKMKQKMNSGNTK